The Candidatus Paceibacterota bacterium genome contains the following window.
GTCCCGCAATCCAGACAGTGAAACAGCATTTGGTAAAACATCGTTCTTAATTTTTTTGTCCCTACGACTATATTTTTATAGTCACTGTTTCCACAGACCGGACAATGTCCTCCCAGTTTTTCGAATCCTTCCCTGAATGTGGTTTCCATAAGATCACCTCTTTTGAATTGCCTACATTATAATTTCCCGGTTTGTTTTAGTCAATTTTTTTGGATAACGCTCTCTCCCTAATGAACCCAACTCCGCTGCAAGCAGCGGAGTACCTGCCTGCCGGCAGGCAGGTCTGGGTGGGTTTTTTATGATCAGTTTCGGCTCCGCCGAGACTATCTTTCATAAGCCATTTCCGCCAGAAGCGGATCCGCCTTTGGCGGACATCCTACATTTGAAATATTATTATATATCCGTGGCAAGCCACGGGGTATTCTGGCACCATAATAAACAACAAAAACCGGCTGAGCAAAGCCGGCTATCGGTCTAAAAGCTACATGATATGCTACGCCCTTCCCATCCGTTTTTTTCTCCGCACGATCCTATAGAGTCCATAAGCATCCAGAACCAAAGCTCCTCCCAATATCGCAATGAATTTCCAATAATTCTTTTCGCCTTCGCTGAGTTCCTTCACGGGTCTGTCGGCAATATTCTTTGCGCGGATAGACGAGAGATTAACGGTGTTTGAAACCGAATCTATCAGATTCAGGAAGAAGGTCTGATTATCTGAAACTTGCTTTGAAAAATTCAAGAGGATGAAATATGGATCTCCGACCGCAATAATATTTCCGCTCTTTGAATCCGCTTCCTTGGGTTTTGCGACTGCCATAATCGTTTTTTTCGATGCATTATCGAATGAGAACTGCCTGTCCGGCATGACATCAAAGCTTCCCGAGATCGCGCTTGCGCGCTGGGTGGTGCTTATTACCTGAGATGCAACATAGTCATTTGAATCAGCCAGAGCGAGTGAAGATGTCCAAGGAAATATCACCGACTGAATCCCGGACAGGGATGTGTGATCGCCAAAATTCTCACTCACCGCCTTTACAAAGAACGGATAAGGCGTGCTCATCGAAAAAGGTCCTCTCTGATAGGATATATTCGAATTGGATGCATCATAGATCATGTCATTGTTGATCTCGATCCCGTATTTTTTCATGAAACCGTTTAATCCGTTATCAGGAATAAGCTCGGCCGAGATCCCCTGGCTGACATCGACATTCACCGCGCCGCTCAGCACGATCACATTTCCTCCATTTTTCACATATTCATCCAGAATGGCAGCTTCCTCTTCCGTTATCTTTGAGCCGGGATTCACGATCACCAGGGTTATAGGCTGAACGGGAACTTTTTCCGTCACGGATTTGTCTTCGCCCTTTTCGTCTTTGGTTGTCTTCTCCTTTTCGATATAGAAACCTTTGTTATCCCCCGACGGCTCGATCTTCACATTCACGGCATCATATGACATTTTCAATTCAGTCGGATCAACTTCTTTTTCTCCGTGCCCGGAAAGAAATCCGACTGTTTCCTTTTTTTCTCTGGAAACCGAATAAACGGCCGAAATGAAATTATATTCCCAGTTGTCGATCGATTGGATCATCGGGATCACTTCCCTCTTTTCGCTCCCGGTCTCCCCCGAAACTATCTCTATCCCGAAGAAACCCTGCTTGACCTCATATTTATCCTTCTCCACAACATTGAACTGCAGTTGAGGTATGCCCTTTTGAGCAAGATCCTGCACTTTTGCCGGTGTGTTTTCCGGTTCTATATATGCAACTTTCAGCTTCGATCCCGCAATATCCTGATACTGATTCATGGTATCCACAAGCTGCGTCTTAAGCGCCTGCATATTGACCGGCAGGTCTTTCGATATATAGAAATTAACCTTTACTTCTTTATCCAGATTCTTCAGTATATTCTTCGAGGCATCGGAAATCGTATAGATCTTGTCCTCCGTCAGGTCGAAATACAAGGAATTTTGCGATACGAAATAGTTAAGCGCTGCGAAGAAGATCAGGACAAGAGCCACTGAACCGGTTTTCAATTTCAACGATTTGTTGCTTTTAATATCCATAATTTATTTCCATTTTTTTAAACTGACCTCTCTCGTATTCAAAAACAAGAAAAAGGCGACGATCGAAAGATAATAGACAATATCGGCCAGCGAGATGACTCCTCTCAGGATCGAATTGAAATGGGTCGTCAGGCTCAGAAACCGCCCGACGGAACCGAAAAAAGGCGGCAAGGAATCAAGAATAAAAGAATTTCCTATTATAAAGAAAGTGAATATTATGCCTGCACCGAGAAGAAACGATACGATCTGATTTTTCGTAACCGAAGAGACCCACAATCCGATCGCAATATACGAAGAGCCCAGAAGAAGCGCGCCCAGATATCCCGCAAGGATAACTCCCCTGTCGGGACTTCCGACGCTCGTGACCATAAAAGGGATCGGGGTGCTGAAAAAAAGCATGATAGCCAGAAAGGCAAAACATGAAAAGAATTTTGAGAAGACGACGTCCGAAGATCGGACCGGAAAGGTCATCAGCACCTCCACCGTGCCGCTTCTTTTTTCCTCCGCCCATTCGGACATAGTGACAGCCGGCAGAATGAACATGAATACGACAGGAAGAAGCCCGAAGAAAGACCTCATTGACGACTGTCCCTCAAGAAAGAAGGTCTGCATAAAAAGCCAGCCCGCAATGACAAGAAACACCGAGATCACGACGTATCCCAGGGGCGAATTGAAATGCGAGTTAAGCTCTTTTTTAATGATTGTTATCGCCTTGTTCATTGTCTTTAAATTTATAGTTCAAATAGATTATCTGACATCAACCTTCCTCACCCTATCCCTGATCTCCTCGATCCGCTTTCTGTCTCTTTCCTCCTGCTCCCGCCTGCTCAATTCTTTTTTATCCACAGAACCGGTCATGGAAAATATTTTTACGGTCTGCTTTTCAAAATCAACTTCAGCAGTATATGAAATATTCTCACCTTTTATGCCAAAAAAGATCGTAGCTGATTTTTCTTGGATATCATAAAGCTTACACTGTTCAATTTCTCCTTCTGCTCCTCCTTTTTTAAGGAGGGCTTTGATAGCCTTGTCATCGGGACGATTCTTTCCGGCCAAAGACTGAAATTCAGCTATACTTTTCTTTATATCATCTTCTTTTTCTTTCGAGACTGCCTCAATCCGCTCTTTCAGCTGAGATAAGCCTTTTGTCAAAGGTGCTGTTTCCTCATTATTTTCCGCATACTTCACGCTCGTGAAATACAAATCGATTTTATCGAGTATTTCCTTTATTTGAGATGCTTTCATATTCCCCGGATCTTCCTGTTCTTTTTCTTTAAGAAAAAGATTCATTTCTTCTATATATTCCGAACGCATACTCGGTCTGTCGCTCTTATTTTCTGTTTTTTTGTCGCTTGTCTGGGGCCGGTCAAAATCCATTTTTTTATATTAAAGATTAATCTTTCGTCAGATCAATGAACACATCTTCCAGATCGATCTGTTTTCGCGTCAGCTCCAGCAAGCCGTGATTTTCTTCAATAATGATCCGGGCGATGTCTTTCCTGATATCGTTTTCGGCGCCGGAAATAATAATGATCCTATTTCCGATGATCTCGATATTGTTCACGCCCTCGATCGACTCAAGCCGCGGCAACAGATTATTTTCAATTTTTTCAACTTCAATATGGATCGTGGCTTCATTCTTTCCACCCCTGCTCTCCAGTTCTTCCGGCGTTCCATCGGCAACGATCTTTCCTTTATTTATTATTATGACGCGCGAGCAGGTCGCCTGGACTTCCGAAAGTACATGGCTTGAAAGAATGACGGTCTTGGATCTTCCGATCTCCTTGATAAGATCTCTGATCTCGATCCTTTGATTCGGATCAAGCCCTGTTGTCGGCTCATCGAGTATTATTATTTTGGGATCATGGATCAGTGCCTGCGCAATGCCCGTTCTCTGGCGATAGCCCTTGGAAAGAGTTGAGATCTCGGCATCTATTTTTTCTTTCAGTCCGCATTGTTCAACCACTTTTGAAAGTTTTTCATATATATCATCCTCGGATATCCCATACATCCTGCCGACAAACATCAGATATTCCCGCACCGTCATGTCCTCATACAAAGGGGCTTGCTCCGGAAGATATCCTATTCTGTTCTTTATCGCCTGTTCAAAAGACGGATTTGTCAATTCCATGCCGTCTATTGCGACAGTCCCGTCATCCGGCGGAAGAAACATCACCAAAGTCCTGAGAAGCGTGGTCTTTCCCGCTCCATTCGGACCCAGGATCCCGACGACCTCCCCCTCGCTGAGCTCGAAGGACACGCCGTTCAAAGCCGTCACATTTCCGTATTTTTTTGTAAGATTTTCAACTTTTATCATTATTTTTTTGAAAGTTATATAACGCAAAGATCCTATTGTTTATTATAAACGTAAATGAAAATAATTTCAAAATATAAATATATTTTATACTATTAAATTTTTTTTTGCAATACGAATTAAAAAAAGAGGAAATGATCAGCCTTTTTTGAAAAGACCGAATATTTTCCCCACTGTATTTTGCTTCAGAAAATTACCGACAATTTTGTCGAACTCTTTGCCTTCCTTTTCGGCGTCCTGCGCTTCCTCTGCGATGAACCGGATAATATCATTTGTGATATTCTCAATTTCATCCTCGTTTGCGCCTTTCGAATAGACCGTTATGGAGGTCTTTTCCTTGAACTCCAGAGGGAAATAAATAATAATTTCTTTCTCTCCTCTGACCACAGAAAGCCTTTTCCAGGGAATTCCGGACGAATGCCCCGTAAAACCTGCCATTTCAAAACCATCAACCCTTCGAAGAGCTTCCTCGAGCGTAAAGCCGTCAAGACTAAGCGCATTTTTGAACATTTTATTAAGATCTGCTATCCGCTTCGGATAGATCGGCCCGGCAAAGCCTTCCATTTTTGCCTTATATCCTTCGTAATCCATTTCTTCCTCCTGAAAGCTGTCAGCATTCTAGACTAATTTGCTGAAAAAGTCAATACCGAATACAAAAAAACGGATCAGATCCGTTTCTTTATATCAATCTGGAATATTAGTGCCGTTATAGTTTGTAACTTAAAGCAACAACGGCTAAAAAATTGTCTGACAAACTTTTTCTTAAAACAACCAAAAAATCATAGCAGTACTAGCATTTTCCATCGCACTTGAGACAGGTTTTTGCTTCCGGAAATGCTTTCAGCCTGTCGATCTCAATGGTCTTCGGTTCTCCGCAATTATAGCATATGCCATAGGTCCCGTCCTCGATCCTTTTCAGAGCTTCATTCACCGCGAGAATATCTTCTTCCAGTTTATGCTCCACGCCAAGATTATCCTGATACATTATCACTTCATCAGTGTTCTCGTCTTCCTCATCCCCAATATGAGGAAATTCGGTTTTATAATCATCTTTTATATTTGCGTTTTTCTTCGCAAAAGCCGAAAGTTGCTCCTGGATCTCTTTTCTCTTGTCCATAAGGCTCTTTTTAAGCTCATCCAGCGTTTTTTTGTCTATATTCGCTTTGTTTTTTGCCATAATTTTAAAATTGATTATTACACATTGATATTAGCATGATTTATCGTTTTTGGCTAACCAAAATAGCTATTCATCTTTTTCCATTCAAACGTCTTCGCGTCAAGCGCATTCAATGCAAAATTTATCATCTTCTTCCTGACTGCAAGAGCCGTTCTTTCATCCTCATAGAATGAATCGGGATAAAAGAAAGGATGGGGATTGCAGACAACGACCATGCGGAACGCCCAATATGGAGCAATGACCCCGGCCATTTCTTCATCTTGGGTCCGCCTCAGATATTCATCGATGAAAATGTGAAAAAGTTCGGCCAGCGCTCCGTCAAATTCCCCTCTATGAACCAGGGAATAGAATATGAAATTGATGAGAAACGCGGTTATGTCATCCGCCGCTTCGCCATAGCGCCCCCTGGACCGGTCCAAAAGCGTAAAATCGTTCTTGTCCATAAACCAGATGTTTCCGGGATGGAAATCGCCATGGATCTCGCAAAGCCTCTCCGAGCGATATTTTTCGAGCATCCAATGTTCCACCGCTTTTTTCACGATCTCGGCCTGAACGCCGGGACCAAACCAGCTCAAATTTTCAGGATACATATCCAAAACTCCCATTATGGAAACTCCGGACCCTATCGTATCTCTTATTTTTCTTTTATACAAAGAATCGCTCTTGAATTTCTTGCTATGGAGCTTGGCAAGGTATTTCGCCAGGATCAGCACTTTTTCCTTGTCGTTTTGTGAATATTCATCATTTTTTGCGATCCTTTTGATGTCAGAAAAAAGATCCGTCCCCTTTGCCTCATCCATAAAAATGAAAAATTCCTGCGCATCCCCTATCGGCAATACGCTCCCGCTCCCGCTCACACCGACCACATCAAAAGACCTGACGTGATTATCCATATCATTGAAAGTATGGTGCGCAAGCAATAAAGATTGCGCCCTGTCCGCCGGATATTCGCTGCCCATATGCTCGCAAAACAAAGACTTCAGGACTTTACGATATTTGGTACCGCCTATTTCAAATTCCACAAGGCTTCCGATCCCGATGCAGCCCTTTCCAAGAGGTAAAATCTCGATCCTGTCTATTTTGCGTCCGTCGAAACGGCTCTCAAAATATTTTTTTAACGATATTTTATTGATCTCCATATAGTTTATCTCATAGTGCTTATGATCCTTATTATAATTCAAAACGCGAAATAAAAAAAGGCGGAATTATGCCGCTTTTATTTTTCTGGTTCAAGTAACTCCCTCAGCAGGTCTTTCGCTTCTTTCGCTTTATTTTCAGCTTCTTCGAGTTTTTTTATTAACTCCTCCACTGATGACTCAGGATTATTTCTGGTTTTTTCAGCTTCTTTCAAAAGTTTTTCGGCTTCTTCGACTATACCGCAGATCTTCTTTTTCATTGCTTCAATTTCTTTTTTGTTCATAAACAGCCTCCGGCTCGGATCTAACAACCATATTAGTCCGGTATTTAGGTTTTGGCAAATTTGACCGGCACCTTTCAAAACAAAACAGCCCTGAGGCTGTTCTGTTTTAATTATTAATATATAATAAAATGTCTGAAATTTTCCAAGAGTGGCGGTTAAATAAACCTAGATTATACAGACCCGAATCAAGTGTTGAGGAGAGAGATTTTCCCGCGACATGATCGCAGGGAAATACGCTTTCTTCAGGCCCGATTAAGTCTGTTTAGCCGCCGCTTTTAGGAGTTATTAATCATTAATAAGTTTTTTTATGANNNNNNNNNNNNNNNNNNNNNNNNNNNNNNNNNNNNNNNNNNNNNNNNNNNNNNNNNNNNNNNNNNNNNNNNNNNNNNNNNNNNNNNNNNNNNNNNNNNNATCAAGTGTTGAGGAGAGAGATTTTCCCGCGACATGATCGCAGGGAAATACGCTTTCTTCAGGCCCGATTAAGTCTGTTTAGCCGCCGCTTTTAGGAGTTATTAATCATTAATAAGTTTTTTTATGAGAAACATGTGACGTTTTAAGATCCTTCTTAACTTCTTCTCATGGAAAAAGAAATGGAGATGGATTTTAAAGGATTAGGAGGGAAAGAGGGTGTGGCTGAGTCTCGATTTTGAGATTCTCCCTCTTTCCTTGTTTCTTATAATTGTTAATGAGGTTGTTAAATTTTCCCCTAAGCCTGCAAATCCTTGTAAGCTTGAGGGAAAAAAGAAAAGAGTTTTAAATGTTTATTATATTCTGGAAAGATTTCAATCCTTCCATGGTTGATTTGGATGACGGGCTGAGCCGTCAGAATTTTCTCTGATTTCGTCCGTGCTTTTCATGCTTTTCCTCACCTCCTTAATATTTATTTTATAAATCCTTAATTTTGATTTGGGTGAGAAACTGAATGCAATTATCCAAATTATTTCTGATGATTTTAGATTTTTTTGTCATCCTGAACTTGTTTCAGGATCTGCGTGGATTCCGGATCCCTCCAAAGGCGGGCAGGCAAGTCCGGAATGGCACACAAACAAATCATCATAATTATACATACACTTTCTCATCCAAATCAGGAGGTTGGGAATCAACTCTTTTCTTTTAAATTTTTAAATATCATTCTAAATTTTCCTTTAAGCCTGCAAATCCTTGTAAGCTTGAGGGAAAAAAGAAAAGAGTTTTAAATATTGACATCATACGATCCCTTATTATTAATTGGGATCTTCTTGCTCGGCCTGCTTCTGTTCTCCAAACCATGTTGTGTATGTCATATCTTTTCCTCACCTCCTTTTATTTTATGTAAACATTGAGTTTGATTTGGGTGAGAAGCTGATTACAAGTTTTATAATCACTTTCTCATCCAAATCAGAAAGTAAGGAATTTACTCTTTTCTTTAGTTTTAAAAGTGCTTTTGTATCTTGTATGAAAACCTAGGGCCTGCGAAGGTATAGAATAATCTATACTTCGCATGGCTACCCCCGGGCATAAAGCCCAAAGGTCGATGCTAATGAGTTTTGGGTAGTTTCGGTTTAGCAGCGTGATATAATTTCTACTGCAACCTTATGATACTCTCCCCTCATTTGCATCGATCTTTGCACTTGGCCCCGTTTTTCAAAATGCAGAAGTTGATGTTAATGAGTTCCAACATCGTCGGAGTAGCGGCTATAATATTATTTCCGCACCTTCAATGCTCTCTCCTCATTTACATCAATCTCTGCTTTTTGCGTCTGTCAAACTGCAAGGGTTGATGCTAATGAGACTTGGTATTATTGGTTTAGCGGCTAAATAATTATATCCGCAACCTCAACTCTCTCCTCATTTGCATCAATCCTGGCATTTTTGACCGATCTAACAAAAAACGGCTGGTCGTCTTCTTCAAAGGAGATCTCCAAGCCGTTTTTCGGTTATGTTATATAGAAAAAGACGGAATTCGTTCATATTGTGGCTTTTGCCGGATTTTGCCTTATTTATAATGTTTTCCGGTTGATTCTCTCCTCAAAGAATCTTTCTTCATTCAGTTTTCAAATAGCTTTTATCTTTCTTAACTTTATATTGTATCACACTTTCATGTTCTTGTCAATAGCTGTATTCTCTTATCTTTAACTGTCTATCATATCATACTATTTACATCTTGTCAATAGTGAGATGTAATATGTTCCATCCGCAATAAATATGCCCGCGTCGACATATAAGCAATTCATAAAAACATTTCGTGGAATATTTTTTCATATAGTATTTTCCAAAGGTCGGAACATTCGGGAAACCAGATCCGGATTTTTTCCACAAAAATATTCAACCCGAAAGATCAGACATAATCAAAAAAGACTCTCTCAACATGGAAAGCCTTATTAAAATATTTATACAATTATCCCCTCGTGGGCCTATGCGCCCCACCGGCCATTCGATCCGGACCAATAGCTATTTCTTCTGTTGCTCTTTCCCGAAACTGACCGTACCGATCACCATGCCATCGCGATACATGGGCAATGTATCAACTCTCAACAATGCTATCGTTCCATTTTCCAGAACGATGCCGACATCGTAGCTGATGATCTTGCCGGACATCGTATTAAAAAATATCTCCTGCAATCTTGCCAGATATTCGGGGACTATAAATGGAACAAAGCTTTTTCCGACATATTTTGCCAGCTTGTATCCGCTCACTTCCTCCGCCTTTTTGTTGAAATATACAAAATCCCCCTTTCCACTCAATATCCATATCATATCCCCGCAACGCTCGAACAGAGAATAGTACATCTTTTCCATCACCTCAATTTCTTCTTTTCTGTTCTCAAAAAAAGAAATGGGGCAGACTGTGCCAAGACGGATATTGGAATTTTCATCTCCCAGCCGGATAAGATCGATCCTCAGCCTGGTTCCATTCCCATTTCCGGCGATGATCTCCACATCTGCCGATCCTTCTTTTGAGGTATTTTTAAGGATCTTTTCAACCTGATCGCGGTCTTTTCCGGATGCAAAACTTAATTTCAGGATATTCAGATGTTCCACATTCCCGCCTCCGAACAACTCGGAGGCCTTCCTATTGCTCTCGATCATACCGATGGATATATCATAAACAAACACCCCGGCCGGAGCGACGTCGAATATCGTATCATAAAATTCCCTGAAGATCCCCCGTATCTCATTCATTTTGTCAGCAGCCGCACCATCCATATATTTATCATTATTCGAATAAATAGCGTGCTATATATTTGCGATCATAAATATATTTCTCCGAAAAATATTACCGCTACTTCTTGATGTCCTTGGCTACGCTTTGAATTTTTTCTTCCGCCTTCTTCTTGAATTCAACAACTTCTTCGAATTTATTTTCCTCAACTCTCTTGCCTCCTTCGTTCGGAATAAATATCACCAGCGCGACATATAACAATAATCCGATTCCGCTTCCGAACATAAGGATGATGAACAAGATCCTGAAAATATTAGAGTCAATTTTAAAATACGCTCCCAAGCCCCCGCATACGCCGAATAAGATCCTGTCCTTCTGCGAACGATAAAGTTTTTTAATTTTTTCTGCCATTGTTTTTTGTTTATTATTAATATTTGAAGCGGTTGTCTCGCTTCTGCTACTATTATACCACTAGTACCATTTTATTCAATTCTATTTTCATTTCCCGCTTCACCAAAAATAGTTCACTTGTCAGCAGAAGAAATATCAGAAGCATTACCCAGCATCTCCTTTACCGCAGGCACTACCACATTTTTTCTGTAGAAAAAGCCTTCGGGTTTGTTCAATATCGGGAATATGAAGCTTGGAACATAGAACTCCTCTCCCATCCTTTTATCGTTATCATATCTCCAGATCTTCACGAGCTCCAAAGAGGGATCTCCCAGCTCCACGTCCTGCGTCTTGGTCGCGTTTTCATAGACATATTCGCCATATAGTCCCCCTTTTTCAGCATAAGCTATGATGCTTTTTGCGTCAGTTTCGGCAGCATAACCCGAACTCTGGAAATTTTGATAATAGATATTCCTTGCTCCGGAAACTTTTTTATATCTTATGCTCACATCGACGAATATCCCATCCGGTTCCCCTGATGAATCATAGACATTCTTTCCTTCTATTTTCAAAGGATACAAGACCGAAATACTGTCAGGGATGAAGATATCCGCTTGAGCTTCAAGCGGCCTCGGATATTGGTCCAGAAAATTCCTCAGAACACTGCCTTTGCCATAGGAACTCACGTTGATCCCATATGTTTCAAGAAAATCATCGGCAATGGAAAGGATCTCCGCATCCTCCGGTATGTCGGCAAGTTTCAAATACATGCTCTCAGGGCATCCAGCCTGCGCGCAAGGAGCATAAGGATCCGGCCATTTCAGCCAATTCATATATATATTGGTTGAACCGTCCAAAGGCGACAAGTTCACTTCATATCCGAAGTCGCGATCCTCCGAAAAACTCACACTGTTCACATTCAAGTTTTCAAATTTATTCATATCCAAAAGAGCCATATTCGCACCTTTAAAAGTATCCGCGAGATCCCTTCTCAGTGTGTCATTTTTTACTCTTGCATAAACTTCTACATTATCCGATAAAGACGCAATGTCCCGGCCCTTATAAACATAGCGGTAGTTCGTCGTTTCATAGATCGGCATTCCGGCCTGTTTCTGGGCGGCATCACCCGTAGCGTTGCCGGTCGCCGACCCCCCGCCTCCGCCAACTCCCAGCCCCGAAGGGCCCGCCTTTTGTATATCGCCTGGAAGAAAAGAGCCGAAGGCATTGTCGGAAATTTTTGTAACCGACGCATTCAAGGCCGTTCTTCCATTGTTTCCCTCTTCGATTGCAAGGCGCCGTGGAGATAGATCCGCCCTGTAGAAAAATATCGGCACAAGCAATATCACAGCGATCATTGCGCCCATGAACGAATAAACGAGTTTGCTTCCTGCTCCAAAGATGGAAAAATTGCTTTGGACCGCAATTTTCGTTTCTCTTCCCGAAGCGCGAAGGAGAAGTTCGCTTCGAAGGCGGCGCACAAAATCATCATCGATCTTTGCGATAGGCTTGGACCTTATGAGCTCCTCGACGATCTTTGCGATCTCCGCTTCCCGAGCCCTCATGCTTTCATCAATATCGTAGATGTCTTCCAATATTTTTTGTATTTTTTTGTCCATACTTTTTATTTATTGATTATTTTTTATATTATTACTTACGGCCAAGGCGGAAAATCGTAACAGGATCATAGTCTTAATAGAATAAAATACAGGAGAAGCGGGAGCGGCATTTCTTTTTTCAGTTCTTTCAAAGACCTGGAGAAAATCATCTTGCAGCTTGCCTCGCTTTTTCCAACGATCTCGGATATTTCCTTGTATGACATTTCATTCCACACTCGGAGGATGATTATTTCCCGATGTTCGCTTTTCAGTTTCCGGAGATATTTTTCGATTTTTTCCAGCTTTTGTTTCGCTTCAATGTCGCGCTCGACATCATCACTCGAAGACAGGTCCCAGATATCGTTGATATCGTATTCGCTCTTCCTAATCCTGTAGAAATCTATGACATTATTTCTGGCTATACTATATAGCCAGTTTGAAAAAGAGCCTTTTTTGGCATCAAAGCTTTCCAAGCCATCAAGCGCCTTCATGAAAGTTTTGCTGGTCAGATCCTCGGCGGTTTCCCTGTGATGCGTTTTGAAATATATAAAGGAATAGATCCTGCTGACATAAGCGTCATAGAGCGCCGCAAAAGCATC
Protein-coding sequences here:
- a CDS encoding ATP-binding cassette domain-containing protein → MIKVENLTKKYGNVTALNGVSFELSEGEVVGILGPNGAGKTTLLRTLVMFLPPDDGTVAIDGMELTNPSFEQAIKNRIGYLPEQAPLYEDMTVREYLMFVGRMYGISEDDIYEKLSKVVEQCGLKEKIDAEISTLSKGYRQRTGIAQALIHDPKIIILDEPTTGLDPNQRIEIRDLIKEIGRSKTVILSSHVLSEVQATCSRVIIINKGKIVADGTPEELESRGGKNEATIHIEVEKIENNLLPRLESIEGVNNIEIIGNRIIIISGAENDIRKDIARIIIEENHGLLELTRKQIDLEDVFIDLTKD
- a CDS encoding ABC transporter permease, coding for MNKAITIIKKELNSHFNSPLGYVVISVFLVIAGWLFMQTFFLEGQSSMRSFFGLLPVVFMFILPAVTMSEWAEEKRSGTVEVLMTFPVRSSDVVFSKFFSCFAFLAIMLFFSTPIPFMVTSVGSPDRGVILAGYLGALLLGSSYIAIGLWVSSVTKNQIVSFLLGAGIIFTFFIIGNSFILDSLPPFFGSVGRFLSLTTHFNSILRGVISLADIVYYLSIVAFFLFLNTREVSLKKWK
- a CDS encoding GldG family protein, with translation MDIKSNKSLKLKTGSVALVLIFFAALNYFVSQNSLYFDLTEDKIYTISDASKNILKNLDKEVKVNFYISKDLPVNMQALKTQLVDTMNQYQDIAGSKLKVAYIEPENTPAKVQDLAQKGIPQLQFNVVEKDKYEVKQGFFGIEIVSGETGSEKREVIPMIQSIDNWEYNFISAVYSVSREKKETVGFLSGHGEKEVDPTELKMSYDAVNVKIEPSGDNKGFYIEKEKTTKDEKGEDKSVTEKVPVQPITLVIVNPGSKITEEEAAILDEYVKNGGNVIVLSGAVNVDVSQGISAELIPDNGLNGFMKKYGIEINNDMIYDASNSNISYQRGPFSMSTPYPFFVKAVSENFGDHTSLSGIQSVIFPWTSSLALADSNDYVASQVISTTQRASAISGSFDVMPDRQFSFDNASKKTIMAVAKPKEADSKSGNIIAVGDPYFILLNFSKQVSDNQTFFLNLIDSVSNTVNLSSIRAKNIADRPVKELSEGEKNYWKFIAILGGALVLDAYGLYRIVRRKKRMGRA
- a CDS encoding aminoglycoside phosphotransferase family protein yields the protein MEINKISLKKYFESRFDGRKIDRIEILPLGKGCIGIGSLVEFEIGGTKYRKVLKSLFCEHMGSEYPADRAQSLLLAHHTFNDMDNHVRSFDVVGVSGSGSVLPIGDAQEFFIFMDEAKGTDLFSDIKRIAKNDEYSQNDKEKVLILAKYLAKLHSKKFKSDSLYKRKIRDTIGSGVSIMGVLDMYPENLSWFGPGVQAEIVKKAVEHWMLEKYRSERLCEIHGDFHPGNIWFMDKNDFTLLDRSRGRYGEAADDITAFLINFIFYSLVHRGEFDGALAELFHIFIDEYLRRTQDEEMAGVIAPYWAFRMVVVCNPHPFFYPDSFYEDERTALAVRKKMINFALNALDAKTFEWKKMNSYFG
- a CDS encoding PAS domain-containing protein produces the protein MDGAAADKMNEIRGIFREFYDTIFDVAPAGVFVYDISIGMIESNRKASELFGGGNVEHLNILKLSFASGKDRDQVEKILKNTSKEGSADVEIIAGNGNGTRLRIDLIRLGDENSNIRLGTVCPISFFENRKEEIEVMEKMYYSLFERCGDMIWILSGKGDFVYFNKKAEEVSGYKLAKYVGKSFVPFIVPEYLARLQEIFFNTMSGKIISYDVGIVLENGTIALLRVDTLPMYRDGMVIGTVSFGKEQQKK
- a CDS encoding PspC domain-containing protein; translation: MAEKIKKLYRSQKDRILFGVCGGLGAYFKIDSNIFRILFIILMFGSGIGLLLYVALVIFIPNEGGKRVEENKFEEVVEFKKKAEEKIQSVAKDIKK
- a CDS encoding sigma-70 family RNA polymerase sigma factor; protein product: MDSDEKKAIIGFQNGDPDAFAALYDAYVSRIYSFIYFKTHHRETAEDLTSKTFMKALDGLESFDAKKGSFSNWLYSIARNNVIDFYRIRKSEYDINDIWDLSSSDDVERDIEAKQKLEKIEKYLRKLKSEHREIIILRVWNEMSYKEISEIVGKSEASCKMIFSRSLKELKKEMPLPLLLYFILLRL